TTCGCAGAATCTAAACTGCACACCACACGTGAACCGGTAAAAACTCTTTTATGGTTAACCTAAAATACGTACTTATGACCTCCAGAGAACATTCCAGCCATCTTTATACAAAATATTACCATCAGTATACTTCCACGTTATATTCTCATAGCGGAGCTCAATATTCTCAGTATGCGTATTGGAAACCCCGCCCGGTAATAGAGCTGGGGTAATACTGCAAATTTTCACGTTCTCCAGCACTATATTAAAATACTCTGTCTCTATGCCAGCGTCAGTAATTCGATACATCTTTATCGTGGCGGCCTTTAACGTTC
This genomic interval from Salmonella enterica subsp. enterica serovar Choleraesuis contains the following:
- a CDS encoding hemolysin-coregulated protein, with product MSTPAHLWLTDENGSPIIGGCLMPSRIGSIEIKTLTHNVCIPVDPNYGKLTGTRVHSPIVMQKEFDQTTPILFRALCEGRTLKAATIKMYRITDAGIETEYFNIVLENVKICSITPALLPGGVSNTHTENIELRYENITWKYTDGNILYKDGWNVLWRS